A genomic segment from Clostridium pasteurianum BC1 encodes:
- a CDS encoding NAD(P)H-dependent oxidoreductase, with protein MKTLVIVAHPNMEESRINKRFMEEIKKQPKVTVHELYKEYEDEKIDVEREQQLLLDNDRIVLQFPFYWYSTPSLIKKWQDTVLTYGWAYGPNGNKLNGKEFVLAVSTGGPQNSYLAGGYNNYTLSELLRPLQATSNLIGTTYLTPYVFYGAVVASDDEIEKGAKAYVAHVLNPELDPKAALRNLTKK; from the coding sequence ATGAAAACTTTAGTAATAGTAGCTCATCCTAATATGGAGGAATCAAGAATTAATAAGAGATTTATGGAGGAAATAAAAAAACAGCCTAAGGTTACAGTACATGAACTTTATAAAGAATATGAAGATGAAAAAATTGATGTAGAAAGAGAACAGCAGCTTTTATTAGACAATGATAGAATAGTACTTCAATTTCCGTTCTACTGGTACAGTACTCCATCACTAATTAAAAAATGGCAAGATACTGTTTTAACTTATGGCTGGGCTTATGGTCCAAATGGAAATAAGCTTAATGGTAAGGAATTTGTTTTAGCAGTATCTACTGGAGGGCCACAGAATTCCTATCTAGCAGGTGGATATAATAACTATACTTTAAGTGAATTATTAAGACCTCTTCAAGCTACAAGTAATTTGATAGGTACTACTTATCTAACTCCATACGTTTTTTATGGTGCTGTAGTAGCCAGTGATGATGAAATAGAAAAAGGTGCGAAAGCATATGTTGCACATGTTTTAAATCCTGAGTTAGATCCAAAGGCTGCCCTTAGAAATCTTACAAAAAAATGA
- a CDS encoding HD domain-containing protein: MNRLVKIRITVNDILNNQTDLELRNHGYVHLYAVSSFCNLLALKRGINAELCTISGMLHDIYTYKTSNSTDHAILGSIEARKILSELNCFSKEEADIICMAIHNHSSKLDIDGIYDETLKDADTLHHYLYDINAKVAKKEKKRLEKLIQELNMDHVN, encoded by the coding sequence ATGAATAGATTAGTAAAAATACGTATAACTGTTAATGATATTTTAAACAATCAGACTGATTTAGAGTTAAGAAATCATGGCTATGTTCATTTATATGCGGTATCTTCCTTTTGTAATTTACTTGCATTAAAAAGAGGAATCAATGCAGAGCTCTGTACTATTTCAGGAATGCTTCATGACATATATACTTATAAAACTAGCAACAGTACTGACCATGCAATACTGGGTTCTATTGAAGCTAGAAAAATCTTAAGTGAGCTTAATTGTTTTAGTAAAGAAGAAGCTGATATTATCTGCATGGCAATTCATAATCATAGCAGCAAACTAGACATAGATGGAATTTATGATGAAACACTTAAGGATGCTGATACACTGCATCATTACCTATATGATATAAATGCCAAGGTGGCTAAAAAGGAAAAGAAAAGACTAGAAAAGTTGATTCAAGAATTGAATATGGATCATGTAAATTAA
- a CDS encoding type II toxin-antitoxin system Phd/YefM family antitoxin, which translates to MLVNTHKIISMSEANQNFSKIAKIVDEDKSVVIMKNNKPKYILLDFEEFSKEATSEEEKLDTIANRILEENMEAFKELAR; encoded by the coding sequence ATGTTAGTAAATACTCATAAAATTATTTCTATGTCTGAAGCTAATCAAAATTTTTCTAAAATAGCAAAAATAGTTGATGAAGACAAATCTGTAGTAATAATGAAGAATAATAAACCTAAATATATTCTTTTAGATTTTGAAGAATTTAGTAAAGAAGCTACTTCAGAAGAAGAAAAGCTAGATACTATTGCTAATAGAATATTAGAAGAAAACATGGAAGCATTTAAGGAATTAGCTAGATAA
- a CDS encoding type II toxin-antitoxin system death-on-curing family toxin: MKYISIEYVLKLHKKLITATGGSSELRDIELLKSSIENSKSTFNGEDLYPTLEDKCANICYSMINNHSFVDGNKRIGIYVMLILLEYNGIKLKFTQNELINLGLGIAKGDFKQEYIILWIKNHYTK; encoded by the coding sequence ATAAAGTATATTTCAATTGAATATGTTTTAAAACTTCATAAAAAACTTATAACAGCTACAGGTGGATCAAGTGAATTAAGAGATATAGAATTGTTAAAATCATCAATAGAAAATTCAAAGTCAACTTTCAATGGAGAAGATCTCTATCCTACTCTTGAAGATAAATGTGCAAATATTTGTTATAGTATGATAAATAATCATTCTTTTGTAGATGGAAATAAAAGAATAGGAATATATGTAATGCTCATATTATTGGAATATAATGGAATTAAATTAAAATTTACTCAAAATGAGTTAATTAACTTAGGGTTAGGCATAGCAAAGGGAGATTTTAAACAAGAGTATATAATATTATGGATAAAAAATCACTATACCAAGTAA
- a CDS encoding DUF2089 domain-containing protein yields the protein MKYKAPGKCPVCGEKLSITKLNCPKCSTSIEGDFQPCEFCRLPEEDLDFVKVFIKCRGNIKDVEKELGISYPTVRGKLDAVIKALGLEIPAKDTVKDKDLKESAKMEILEQLSKGEITAKEATEKIKNL from the coding sequence ATGAAATACAAAGCCCCGGGCAAATGTCCCGTATGTGGTGAAAAACTTTCCATTACCAAACTCAACTGTCCCAAGTGCTCTACATCCATTGAAGGTGACTTCCAGCCCTGTGAATTTTGTCGTCTTCCTGAAGAAGATCTTGATTTTGTCAAAGTATTCATTAAATGCCGGGGCAACATTAAAGATGTGGAAAAAGAACTTGGCATCTCTTATCCCACCGTCCGTGGCAAGTTAGATGCAGTTATAAAAGCTCTAGGCCTAGAAATACCTGCTAAAGATACTGTAAAGGATAAAGATTTAAAGGAATCAGCTAAAATGGAAATTCTAGAGCAATTATCAAAGGGTGAAATCACTGCCAAAGAGGCAACTGAAAAAATTAAAAATCTATAA
- a CDS encoding SHOCT-like domain-containing protein, translated as MSEQQKILEMIEKGQITAAEGMELLEALNTTKEPEPIETSKALTGAKFNYKFFKVKVTSDNNTVNVKVNIPIRLLTTIGEIASKMTTMVPADARKEMESKGIDITSIDFAKIIEEILNGTLDDPNIVDVEAWDEEHKAMVKVKIYVE; from the coding sequence ATGAGTGAACAACAAAAAATATTGGAAATGATTGAAAAAGGTCAAATTACAGCTGCTGAAGGTATGGAACTTCTGGAAGCCCTCAATACCACTAAGGAACCTGAACCAATTGAAACCTCTAAAGCTCTGACCGGAGCCAAATTCAATTATAAATTTTTTAAGGTAAAGGTTACCTCTGACAATAATACAGTGAATGTAAAAGTTAATATTCCTATACGCCTGTTAACCACCATCGGTGAAATAGCAAGCAAAATGACTACTATGGTACCAGCAGATGCCCGAAAAGAAATGGAGAGCAAAGGCATTGACATCACAAGCATCGATTTCGCTAAAATTATTGAAGAAATATTAAACGGCACATTGGATGATCCGAATATCGTAGATGTTGAAGCATGGGATGAAGAACACAAAGCCATGGTAAAGGTAAAAATATATGTGGAATAA
- a CDS encoding phage holin family protein has product MTKVILKYLSIILTIYLLSMLIHTIYIGDTLSLLIMGLVLLIINLLLKPFLLLITLPLSILTLGLFTFIVNAWTILIADHFVSGVNMGGFLDSLLASFIIVILHHLLRDMNKPSKHY; this is encoded by the coding sequence ATGACAAAAGTCATCTTAAAATATTTATCAATTATATTGACCATTTATTTATTATCAATGTTAATTCATACAATTTATATTGGTGATACACTCTCATTGCTGATTATGGGATTGGTTTTATTAATAATCAATCTATTGTTGAAACCATTTTTGCTGTTGATTACATTGCCATTAAGCATCCTCACCTTAGGTTTATTCACCTTTATCGTAAATGCCTGGACCATATTGATTGCGGATCACTTTGTATCCGGAGTGAATATGGGTGGATTTCTCGATTCCCTGCTTGCTTCATTCATTATTGTTATCTTACATCATCTGCTGAGGGATATGAATAAACCGTCAAAGCACTACTAG
- a CDS encoding AEC family transporter — MPILLFTDIGATNIIKNFDTKYILFCAVVTSICFWSIWFFTKKFMKDSYMTGAFVQASFRGSAAILGIAFIQNIYGNSGMAPMMIIGAVPLYNIYSVIVLTFEGENGKQGNDNIKKACINIIKNPIIIGILLGMLISLLNIRFPQMVDKTLKSFAVMASPLALVTIGAGFQERKALAKIKPTLLSAFTLTFCIFVLKVFGLII; from the coding sequence TTGCCTATTCTGCTCTTTACAGATATAGGAGCCACTAATATAATTAAGAATTTTGATACAAAGTATATATTGTTTTGTGCCGTAGTTACATCAATTTGTTTTTGGTCAATCTGGTTCTTTACCAAAAAATTTATGAAAGATTCCTATATGACTGGAGCTTTTGTGCAAGCTTCTTTTCGTGGAAGTGCCGCCATTCTTGGAATTGCTTTTATTCAAAATATCTACGGAAATTCAGGTATGGCTCCCATGATGATTATAGGTGCCGTACCTCTTTATAACATATATTCTGTTATTGTGCTTACCTTTGAAGGTGAAAATGGCAAACAGGGAAACGATAATATAAAAAAAGCATGTATCAATATTATAAAGAATCCCATCATTATTGGAATTTTACTGGGGATGTTAATATCCTTATTAAATATTAGGTTCCCTCAGATGGTTGATAAAACATTAAAAAGTTTTGCAGTTATGGCATCTCCCCTGGCTCTAGTCACCATTGGAGCTGGTTTTCAGGAAAGAAAAGCACTGGCAAAGATAAAGCCAACTTTATTATCAGCTTTTACTCTGACATTCTGCATTTTTGTATTAAAAGTTTTTGGACTTATTATTTAA
- a CDS encoding class I SAM-dependent methyltransferase has protein sequence MTIELEKYYNKFCEDKRLTRKYGQVEYITSMKYIHKYLENNENAKILDVGAGTGRYSVQLANEGYDVTAIELVKHNLGILKSKGSTVKAMQGTALDLSRFSENTFDMTLVFGPMYHLYKFEDKVKALQEAKRVTKVGGVILVAYCMNEYSVITYGFKENNIRACIDNGKLNDDFHIISEPKDLYDYVRIEDINKLNEEVRLQRIKIIAADGPANYMRPVLNAMDENTFQLFLNYHFSTCERPDLLGASAHTLDILRKE, from the coding sequence ATGACAATAGAATTGGAAAAATACTACAATAAATTTTGTGAGGACAAAAGATTAACGAGAAAATATGGACAAGTTGAATATATCACTTCCATGAAGTATATTCATAAGTATCTAGAAAATAATGAGAACGCAAAAATCTTGGATGTTGGTGCAGGGACAGGGAGATACTCTGTACAATTAGCAAATGAAGGATATGATGTTACTGCAATTGAACTTGTGAAGCACAATCTAGGTATTTTGAAGTCAAAAGGAAGTACAGTAAAAGCAATGCAGGGAACAGCATTAGATTTATCAAGATTTTCAGAAAATACTTTTGACATGACTTTGGTGTTTGGACCAATGTATCATTTATATAAATTTGAGGATAAAGTAAAAGCGCTGCAAGAGGCAAAAAGAGTAACGAAAGTTGGAGGTGTTATCTTAGTAGCATATTGTATGAATGAATATAGTGTAATAACATATGGTTTTAAGGAAAATAATATTCGTGCATGTATTGATAATGGGAAACTTAATGATGATTTTCATATTATATCGGAACCAAAAGATTTATATGATTATGTAAGGATTGAAGATATTAATAAGTTAAATGAGGAAGTAAGACTGCAAAGGATAAAAATAATTGCAGCAGATGGACCAGCTAATTATATGCGACCTGTTTTGAATGCTATGGATGAAAATACATTTCAACTTTTTCTTAATTATCATTTTTCTACGTGTGAAAGACCAGATTTGTTGGGAGCAAGCGCACATACATTAGATATCTTGAGAAAGGAATAG
- a CDS encoding tetratricopeptide repeat protein — protein MKDDIQINKYLKKAEEAFEDNKLIKSLDLYNKVYELSSGKNLDAIINLALIYDSLGKSEKAKEYYKEALSIDNYEERAYYGLATIYDEEEKYEEAIRLYNKAIYINPNYHKAYFFLANAYDVSGEKDLSIETYEKLLSLNPMDFWANLNLGCIYEEQNQNDLAYKMFSKALKIDPNNHLALFNMGVICHKFNMIKKSINFYERSIEKDKGYEYSYLNLAVIYKYKDTKKGIEILSKGINNCSEVYFLYYNRSCFYAVIDEENKACEDIIMALKLYPQFLKYVLEDEELVKVRNLNLFKEFVDKSNLGQALH, from the coding sequence ATGAAGGATGATATACAAATTAATAAATATTTAAAAAAGGCAGAAGAAGCTTTTGAAGATAATAAATTAATTAAATCATTAGATTTATATAATAAAGTTTATGAACTTTCAAGTGGTAAAAATTTGGATGCAATAATTAATTTAGCCTTAATATATGACTCTTTGGGAAAATCAGAGAAAGCTAAAGAGTACTATAAAGAAGCTTTAAGTATAGATAACTATGAAGAAAGGGCCTACTATGGTTTAGCTACAATATATGATGAAGAAGAAAAATATGAAGAAGCTATAAGATTATACAATAAAGCTATCTATATAAATCCAAATTATCATAAAGCTTATTTTTTCTTAGCAAATGCCTATGATGTATCTGGGGAAAAAGATTTATCAATAGAAACTTACGAAAAACTGTTAAGTTTAAATCCTATGGATTTTTGGGCAAATTTAAATCTAGGATGTATTTATGAGGAACAAAATCAAAATGATCTTGCATATAAAATGTTTTCAAAAGCTTTAAAAATAGACCCAAATAATCATCTAGCTTTATTCAATATGGGAGTAATTTGTCATAAGTTTAATATGATAAAAAAATCCATTAATTTTTATGAAAGGTCAATTGAAAAAGATAAAGGCTATGAATATAGTTATTTGAATTTAGCAGTAATTTATAAATATAAAGATACAAAAAAGGGTATAGAAATTTTATCCAAGGGAATTAATAATTGTAGTGAAGTATATTTTTTATATTATAACAGAAGTTGTTTTTATGCTGTAATTGATGAAGAAAATAAGGCATGTGAAGATATAATTATGGCTTTAAAATTATATCCACAGTTTTTAAAATATGTTTTAGAAGATGAAGAATTAGTAAAAGTAAGGAATCTAAATTTATTTAAGGAATTTGTGGATAAAAGCAATTTAGGTCAAGCCCTTCACTAA
- a CDS encoding ABC transporter permease — translation MKKLNLKEKFKGIGIIGIVIRAFLIWFVIAFLIYPNANLLINVFFKNGEFSTAVFSKLLSSERAMRSLLNSFILAVSLIITVNIVGTLLVVFTEYFDIKGAKILKIGYMSTLVYGGIVLCTGYKFIYGTNGVFTKLLLYINPNINPNWFTGYFAVIFIMTFACTSNHIIFLTNAIRGIDYQIIEAARNMGASFRTVFFQIVMPVLKPTFFAVTILTFLTGLGAMAAPIIVGGDSFQTINPMIIIFAKSSYSKEIASLLSIILGVVTIILLLILNKFEKGGNYISISKTKSKMVKQKIINPVGNFIAHFLAYILFVIYTVPILLVIVYSLSNSSSIKSATLSFKSLTLENYKALFIDVNAFKPYLISIVYSLLAAIIVAIISILVSRIIHKSKGKFAAMLEYSMLIPWLLPGTLIALGLMTTYDTPRILVGNKVLIGTAGILLLAYVIVKIPFSLRMIKAAFFSVDESLEESARCMGASAFYIMRRVILPIILPSILSVIVLNFNSMLTDYDVTVFLYHPLLQPLGIVIKNASDEDANINAQVMSFVYTVVIMIISTAALYFTSSMKIRKNK, via the coding sequence ATGAAAAAATTAAATTTAAAAGAAAAATTTAAAGGTATAGGAATTATAGGGATTGTTATTAGAGCGTTCCTTATATGGTTTGTTATTGCTTTTTTAATTTATCCTAATGCTAATCTTTTAATCAACGTATTCTTTAAAAATGGTGAGTTTTCTACAGCAGTATTTAGTAAGCTCTTATCTTCCGAAAGAGCTATGAGAAGTTTATTAAACAGCTTTATTTTGGCGGTTTCACTTATTATAACTGTAAATATTGTGGGTACATTATTAGTTGTTTTTACTGAATATTTTGACATTAAGGGTGCTAAAATATTAAAAATAGGTTATATGAGTACGCTGGTATATGGAGGGATTGTGCTGTGTACCGGATATAAATTTATATATGGTACAAATGGTGTATTTACGAAGCTTTTACTTTATATAAATCCAAACATCAATCCAAATTGGTTTACAGGCTATTTCGCAGTTATATTTATTATGACTTTTGCCTGTACATCAAATCATATCATTTTTCTTACTAATGCTATTCGTGGGATAGACTATCAAATCATAGAAGCAGCGAGAAATATGGGGGCATCTTTTAGAACTGTATTTTTTCAAATCGTGATGCCTGTTTTGAAACCTACTTTCTTTGCTGTTACTATTTTAACATTTCTCACAGGGCTTGGAGCCATGGCTGCACCAATTATTGTAGGAGGAGATTCTTTTCAGACTATAAATCCTATGATTATTATCTTTGCAAAAAGCTCATACTCTAAAGAAATCGCATCTCTTCTTTCTATTATTTTAGGAGTGGTAACTATAATCCTATTACTCATATTGAATAAATTTGAAAAAGGTGGCAACTATATTTCTATATCAAAAACAAAATCGAAAATGGTAAAGCAAAAAATTATAAATCCGGTAGGTAATTTCATAGCACATTTTTTGGCATATATTTTATTTGTAATTTATACTGTACCAATTTTACTAGTAATTGTTTATTCTTTGTCAAATTCTAGCAGTATTAAAAGTGCTACCTTATCTTTTAAGAGTTTGACTCTAGAAAATTATAAAGCATTGTTTATTGATGTGAATGCATTTAAACCTTATTTAATAAGTATTGTTTATTCTTTACTTGCAGCTATTATTGTGGCAATAATTTCTATATTAGTATCAAGAATCATACACAAATCAAAAGGAAAATTTGCTGCTATGCTAGAATATAGTATGCTTATTCCATGGCTGCTTCCAGGTACATTAATAGCGCTTGGTCTTATGACTACTTATGACACACCAAGAATTTTAGTGGGTAATAAGGTGTTAATAGGTACTGCAGGTATACTTTTGTTAGCATATGTTATTGTAAAAATACCTTTCTCATTAAGAATGATTAAGGCTGCATTTTTTAGTGTGGATGAAAGTTTGGAAGAGTCTGCAAGATGTATGGGAGCAAGTGCATTTTATATAATGCGTCGTGTAATTTTGCCAATTATTTTACCTTCAATTTTATCAGTAATAGTTTTAAACTTTAATAGTATGCTCACAGATTATGATGTGACAGTATTCTTATATCATCCACTTCTTCAACCACTGGGTATAGTAATTAAAAATGCCAGTGATGAAGATGCAAATATAAATGCCCAAGTAATGTCTTTTGTTTATACAGTAGTTATCATGATAATTTCTACAGCAGCACTTTATTTTACAAGTAGTATGAAGATAAGAAAAAATAAATAG
- a CDS encoding ABC transporter ATP-binding protein — protein MIEFKNVQIKYGDFLAIQNLNLSINDGEFFTLLGPSGCGKTTTLRSLVGFITPSSGSIFIDNKDVTNVSVEKRNIGMVFQSYALFPSMNVYENIAFGLKVKKASKEEIHKNVMEVVKKIELNETQLYRNVSELSGGQQQRVALARAIVLKPKILCLDEPLSNLDAKLRVGLRYELKRFQEELGITTLYVTHDQEEALTLSNRIAVFNKGKIEQVGTPYEIYNKSASEFVCDFIGDVNRLDNEIIKEINKQTVNKLNESKEAFVRIERIYTQKREGFVKLKAIVKDSEYNGIYTKYNYSVLGRNIKNIEKNDDVIYHKIGSEVDLYINTKDIMQF, from the coding sequence ATGATAGAATTTAAAAACGTACAAATAAAATATGGAGATTTTCTTGCCATACAAAATTTAAATTTATCTATCAATGATGGAGAATTTTTTACATTGTTAGGACCTTCAGGATGTGGAAAAACTACAACTTTAAGAAGTCTTGTAGGTTTTATTACTCCAAGCAGTGGAAGTATATTTATTGATAATAAAGATGTTACTAATGTATCTGTAGAAAAAAGAAATATAGGAATGGTGTTTCAAAGTTATGCACTTTTCCCATCTATGAATGTATATGAAAATATTGCTTTTGGATTAAAGGTAAAAAAAGCTTCAAAAGAAGAAATACATAAAAACGTAATGGAAGTTGTTAAAAAAATAGAATTAAATGAAACGCAGTTATACAGAAATGTATCTGAGCTTTCAGGAGGTCAGCAGCAGCGTGTTGCATTGGCTCGTGCTATTGTGTTAAAGCCAAAAATACTATGCCTTGATGAACCTCTTTCAAACCTTGATGCCAAATTAAGAGTCGGTCTTAGATATGAACTGAAAAGATTTCAAGAAGAACTTGGTATTACAACATTATATGTAACACATGATCAAGAGGAGGCACTTACTCTTTCTAATAGAATTGCTGTTTTTAACAAGGGCAAGATAGAGCAGGTGGGTACACCTTATGAAATTTATAATAAATCTGCTTCTGAATTTGTTTGTGATTTTATAGGTGATGTTAACAGACTTGACAACGAAATAATAAAAGAAATCAATAAGCAGACTGTAAATAAATTAAATGAAAGCAAAGAAGCTTTTGTTAGAATAGAAAGAATTTACACACAAAAAAGAGAGGGCTTTGTAAAACTTAAAGCTATTGTCAAAGATTCAGAATATAATGGTATTTACACAAAATATAATTATTCAGTTTTAGGACGAAACATAAAAAATATTGAGAAAAATGATGATGTTATATACCATAAAATAGGAAGTGAAGTTGATCTATATATAAATACTAAAGATATTATGCAATTTTAA
- a CDS encoding extracellular solute-binding protein, with the protein MKKVKVKFLLLTLVSIILMTFAAGCSTTTGNQGGNKNKQAQGTEENKDKSLVIYTNSGSDGRAEWLTQKAAEKGFKLNVVTLGAGDLANRLVAEKNNQIDDVVIGLNAVEYEKLKKQDMLMKFKPSWAKDVDMTLGDKDGYYYPTVTQPLILAYNKKYYNDQTVPTDWTDLIKPEYKNKYTILDLGGGTSKTILASILVRYKDPNGQYGISQEGWDVAKKYLQNGHIEKTGEDSYAAVMNGQRPLIMAFGSGLLQHEKQLGTNLGIMAPKIGVPFVVEQVAIFNKSKKTDVAKEFVDWFGSAEVQAEWSQKFGTVPVQPDALAKAAPEVKELMANVKPQQIDWKFVADNMDKWMEKVQLEFLK; encoded by the coding sequence ATGAAAAAAGTAAAAGTTAAATTTTTGCTACTGACATTAGTTTCAATTATCTTAATGACATTTGCAGCGGGCTGCAGCACAACGACTGGAAATCAAGGGGGAAATAAAAACAAACAAGCACAGGGGACAGAAGAAAATAAAGACAAATCATTAGTAATTTACACAAACTCAGGCTCTGATGGGAGAGCAGAATGGCTTACACAAAAAGCTGCAGAGAAAGGATTTAAGCTAAATGTCGTAACATTAGGAGCTGGAGATCTAGCAAACAGATTAGTTGCGGAAAAGAATAATCAGATTGATGACGTTGTTATTGGATTAAATGCAGTGGAATATGAAAAATTGAAAAAACAAGATATGCTTATGAAGTTTAAACCTTCTTGGGCTAAAGATGTTGATATGACTCTTGGAGATAAAGATGGTTATTATTATCCAACAGTGACTCAACCACTAATTTTGGCTTATAATAAAAAATATTATAATGATCAGACAGTTCCAACGGATTGGACAGACTTAATAAAACCTGAATATAAAAATAAATATACTATACTAGATTTAGGTGGAGGTACTTCAAAAACTATTTTAGCAAGTATTCTTGTAAGATATAAGGATCCTAATGGACAATATGGTATTTCACAGGAAGGCTGGGATGTTGCAAAGAAATATCTTCAAAATGGGCATATAGAAAAAACTGGTGAAGATAGCTATGCTGCAGTAATGAATGGTCAACGTCCTTTGATAATGGCCTTTGGTAGTGGATTGTTACAACATGAAAAACAACTAGGGACAAACTTAGGGATTATGGCACCTAAGATAGGTGTTCCATTTGTAGTAGAACAAGTAGCTATTTTTAACAAAAGTAAAAAGACTGATGTAGCAAAAGAATTTGTAGACTGGTTTGGTTCTGCTGAAGTGCAGGCAGAATGGTCTCAAAAGTTTGGTACAGTGCCTGTTCAGCCTGATGCTCTTGCAAAAGCAGCACCAGAAGTAAAAGAATTAATGGCTAATGTAAAACCTCAACAAATTGACTGGAAGTTTGTTGCAGACAATATGGACAAATGGATGGAAAAGGTACAACTTGAATTTCTGAAATAA
- a CDS encoding glycerophosphodiester phosphodiesterase family protein, producing MNFELIRENIWKKKEEKKILIAAHRGTCGGNIVQNTIKAYENALKHGADIIEVDVIMSTDGDFYAFHNGMERAVIGVNKDIRTMSTKEIESYSCLNVDGVKINQKIEKLDNVLEHLKGRCLINIDRSWFYWNETIKALEKHNMADQIILKSHEDKKLLKSLEDSESNLMYMPIVYTKENITSVMKCKLNLIGVELIFKDLHSELIDTEYIEKLKSNGILTWVNAITLDDDTILSAGLDDNRAIMENEDESWGKLIDIGFDILQTDWPLLLKQYIDSRNAKFI from the coding sequence CTGCACATAGGGGGACTTGTGGTGGAAATATTGTGCAAAATACTATAAAAGCATATGAAAATGCTCTAAAACATGGGGCAGATATTATTGAAGTTGATGTAATTATGAGTACTGATGGTGATTTTTATGCATTCCACAATGGAATGGAAAGAGCAGTTATTGGTGTAAACAAAGACATCAGAACTATGAGTACAAAAGAAATTGAAAGTTATTCCTGCCTTAATGTAGATGGAGTTAAAATTAATCAGAAGATTGAAAAACTGGATAATGTCCTTGAACATCTTAAAGGAAGATGTTTGATTAATATCGATAGATCTTGGTTTTATTGGAACGAAACAATAAAAGCTTTAGAAAAGCATAATATGGCAGACCAGATTATTTTGAAATCTCATGAAGATAAAAAACTTTTAAAGTCTCTTGAAGACAGTGAAAGCAATTTAATGTATATGCCTATTGTATATACTAAAGAAAATATTACTTCAGTAATGAAATGTAAGCTTAATTTAATAGGAGTGGAATTGATATTTAAAGATTTACATAGCGAATTAATAGATACAGAATATATTGAAAAGCTTAAGTCAAATGGAATTTTAACCTGGGTAAATGCGATAACTCTTGATGATGACACTATACTCTCTGCAGGACTTGATGATAACAGAGCAATCATGGAAAACGAAGATGAAAGCTGGGGTAAATTGATAGATATTGGCTTTGATATTTTGCAAACAGATTGGCCATTGCTTTTAAAACAGTATATAGATAGCAGAAATGCTAAATTTATATAA